A window of Nonomuraea angiospora genomic DNA:
GCGGGTTGATCGTCAGGAACGGGTGCGTGGACGGGTCGGAGTCCGCGCCGTCGCCGCCCGTCGAGATCGAGGTGGCCACCAGTTCGGAGCCCACCGACGGTCCGGTCGGGTCGTCGTAGTTCAGCTTGAGGTCGCTGGCCCAGTGGGCGTGCACGTCGCCGGTCAGCACGACGGCGTTGCGCACCTTGGCGTCCACCCAGCCCTGGGTGATGCGCTGCCGGGAGGCGACGTAGCCGTCCCAGGCGTCCTGACTGGTGATCCTGGCGGGGCCGGCGTTGTTGTCGCGCTGGGCGAAGAAGACCTGCTGGCCGATGATGTCCCACTGCGCGCGGGAGTGGTGGAAGCCGTCCAGCAGCCAGGACTCCTGCTCGGCCCCCGTGATCGAGCGCGCGGGATCCACGGCGGCCGGGCAGTCGCGGTAGCCGTCGCCGCAGCCCTGGTCGTCGCGGTACTGGCGGGTGTCGAGCATGTGGAACATGGCCATCCGCCCCCACCGGATCCGCCGGTAGAGCTGCATGTCGATGCCGCGCGGGATGGAGGTGCGGCGCAGCGGCATGTTCTCGTAGTAGGCGCGGAAGGCGGCCTCGCGCCTGGCCAGGAAGTTCGGCTGGGGGACCTCGGGCTTCTCGGGGATCTCGTCGGCCCAGTTGTTGTCGACCTCGTGGTCGTCCCACACCACCAGCCACGGCGCGGCCGCGTGCGCGGCCTGCAGGTCGGGGTCGGCCTTGTACTGGGCGTGGCGCTGGCGGTAGCCGGCCAGCGTCTCGGTCTCGGGGCCCTCGTGGTCACGGACGTTGCCACCGGGGATGGTGTAGGTGTCCTTGGTGTACTCGTACTGGTAGTCGCCCAGGTGCAGGACGAGGTCCGGGTTGTCCTCGGCCAGCCGGCGGTAGGAGGTGAAGTAGCCGTGCTCGTACTGGGCGCACGAGACGAACGCCATGGCCAGCGAGCTGCCGTACGACAGCGGGTGCGGCGCGGTGCGGGCCCGCCCGACCGGCGAGACGTACCTGCCGACGCGGAAGCGGTACCAGTAGTCACGGTCGGAGCCCAGCCGGTCGACCTCGACGTGCACGCTGTGGCCCCACTCGGGCGTGGCCACGCTCACCCCGGAGCGCACGACGCGGCGGCAGCGCTCGTCGGCGTACACCTGCCACTGCACCGGGAACGGCCGCTGCGGCATGCCGCCGAACCCGTCCTCGGCCAGCGGCTCCTGGGCGAGCCTGGTCCACAGGACGAAGCCCTCGTGGTCGGGATCGCCGCAGGCGACGCCGAGCGTGAAGGGATCGGTACGCAGCTCGCGCGAGGCCGCCTCGACGGCGGGATCGGTGCCGGGATCGGCGCCCGGATCAGCGAAGGCGGCGGTCGCGGGGATGGTCACGGCGGCGCCCGCCGCTAACCCTGTGACCAGAAAGTGCCGGCGGTTCAGCTTGGACACGAGACGCTCCTGTGACGATCAAGGGTGAGGGGGACGCCAGGTAGCTTTACTGAAGATCATGACTACGTGGTGAACGCCACACAACACCAAAAAGGCGACATCCTTCGCGGATGCCGCCTCATCTGGCGATTTTCATCGTCACGCTGTGGTGTGCCCCCGCCTGCCGTACGTGATCATGTCACACGGGCGGGCGTGGCGACCTGCAGCGACGCGCCGTCCCTACCAGCCGCGCTCGGCCAGGCGGTGCGGCTGCGGGATCTCGTCGACGTTGATGCCGACCATGGCCTCGCCCAGGCCACGCGAGACCTTGGCGATGACGTCGGGGTCGTCGTAGAAGGTCGTGGCCTTGACGATGGCCGCGGCGCGCTTGGCCGGGTCGCCCGACTTGAAGATGCCCGAGCCCACGAACACGCCCTCGGCCCCGAGCTGCATCATCATCGCGGCGTCGGCCGGGGTGGCGATGCCGCCCGCGGTGAACAGCACGACCG
This region includes:
- a CDS encoding alkaline phosphatase D family protein, with the translated sequence MSKLNRRHFLVTGLAAGAAVTIPATAAFADPGADPGTDPAVEAASRELRTDPFTLGVACGDPDHEGFVLWTRLAQEPLAEDGFGGMPQRPFPVQWQVYADERCRRVVRSGVSVATPEWGHSVHVEVDRLGSDRDYWYRFRVGRYVSPVGRARTAPHPLSYGSSLAMAFVSCAQYEHGYFTSYRRLAEDNPDLVLHLGDYQYEYTKDTYTIPGGNVRDHEGPETETLAGYRQRHAQYKADPDLQAAHAAAPWLVVWDDHEVDNNWADEIPEKPEVPQPNFLARREAAFRAYYENMPLRRTSIPRGIDMQLYRRIRWGRMAMFHMLDTRQYRDDQGCGDGYRDCPAAVDPARSITGAEQESWLLDGFHHSRAQWDIIGQQVFFAQRDNNAGPARITSQDAWDGYVASRQRITQGWVDAKVRNAVVLTGDVHAHWASDLKLNYDDPTGPSVGSELVATSISTGGDGADSDPSTHPFLTINPHLKFYNNQRGYVLTKIERDQLTADFRVVPKVQTPGAEVYTRATFVVEDRVPGVQQTYLRPLDPTLRAQQQLTVEETVRLETERP